The proteins below come from a single Arthrobacter sp. B1I2 genomic window:
- the secA gene encoding preprotein translocase subunit SecA has translation MASLIEKILRTGDKKTLRQLRNYADSINALEDSFKTFTDAELREETDRLRERHGDGEKLEDLLPEAFAAVREASSRTLGMRHFDVQLMGGAALHLGNIAEMKTGEGKTLVATAPAYLNALTGKGVHVVTVNDYLAEYQSELMGRVYRFLGLTSGVILANQDPSVRRQQYAADITYGTNNEFGFDYLRDNMAWDRNELVQRGHNFAIVDEVDSILIDEARTPLIISGPAQGDTNRWYSEFAKVVLRLQPGKDYEVDEKKRTVGVLESGIEKVEDYLGISNLYESANTPLIGFLNNAIKAKELFKRDKDYVILDGEVLIVDEHTGRILAGRRYNEGMHQAIEAKEGVEIKAENQTLATVTLQNYFRMYSKLSGMTGTAETEAAEFMSTYKLGVVAIPTNRDMQRIDQSDLVFKNEVVKFDAVVRDIAERHEKGQPVLVGTTSVEKSEYLSKLLAKEGIRHEVLNAKNHAREAAIVAQAGRKGAVTVATNMAGRGTDIMLGGNAEFTAVAELAQRGLDPEENSEEYEAAWPAALEAAKQSVKDEHEEVLDLGGLYVLGTERHESRRIDNQLRGRSGRQGDPGESRFYLSLTDDLMRLFNSGAAERLMNSSVPDDVALESKLVSRAIASAQGQVEGRNAEQRKNVLKYDDVLNRQREAIYSDRRRILEGDDLHEKVQFFIEDTITALIDAATAEGNGDDWDFHQLWTNLKTLYPVSVTAEDIIEEAGGKPGVTVELLKEEILSDARLVYQAREEVIGSESMRELERRVVLSVIGRKWQEHLYEMDYLKEGIGLRAMAQRDPLVEYQREGFAMFQSMMEAIREESVGFLFNLEVEVTPAQDVVVPDAAGGHTEHVDPQVHAAGLEAPERPAQLQYTAPSESGETQTRVETQSGGGRSGNPAKAAAQDATKRPAKKKKR, from the coding sequence GAACTATGCCGACTCCATCAACGCCCTCGAAGACTCGTTCAAGACATTTACCGACGCCGAGCTGCGCGAGGAGACTGACCGCCTCCGCGAACGCCACGGGGACGGCGAAAAGCTCGAGGACCTGCTTCCGGAGGCCTTTGCCGCCGTGCGCGAAGCATCCTCGCGGACCTTGGGCATGCGCCACTTCGATGTCCAGCTGATGGGCGGCGCTGCCCTGCATCTGGGCAACATCGCTGAAATGAAGACCGGTGAAGGCAAGACCCTGGTGGCGACCGCTCCCGCCTACCTGAATGCCCTCACCGGCAAGGGCGTCCACGTGGTCACGGTTAACGACTACCTCGCCGAATACCAGTCCGAACTCATGGGCCGCGTCTACCGCTTCCTTGGCCTGACCAGCGGCGTCATCCTTGCCAACCAGGACCCCTCCGTACGCCGCCAGCAGTACGCCGCCGACATCACCTATGGAACCAACAACGAGTTCGGGTTCGATTACCTGCGCGACAACATGGCCTGGGACCGAAACGAATTGGTCCAGCGCGGCCACAACTTCGCCATCGTCGACGAAGTTGACTCCATCCTTATCGACGAGGCCCGCACGCCGCTGATCATCTCCGGACCGGCGCAGGGGGACACCAACCGCTGGTACAGCGAATTCGCCAAAGTGGTGCTCCGGCTGCAGCCCGGGAAGGACTACGAAGTCGATGAAAAGAAGCGCACGGTGGGCGTCCTGGAGAGCGGGATCGAAAAGGTCGAGGACTACCTTGGCATCTCCAACCTGTACGAATCCGCAAACACCCCGCTGATCGGGTTCCTGAACAACGCCATCAAGGCCAAGGAGCTGTTCAAGCGGGACAAGGACTACGTCATCCTGGACGGCGAGGTCCTGATCGTTGACGAGCACACCGGCCGCATCCTGGCCGGCCGGCGCTACAACGAGGGCATGCACCAGGCGATCGAGGCCAAGGAAGGCGTCGAGATCAAAGCGGAAAACCAGACCCTGGCCACCGTGACGCTGCAGAACTACTTCCGCATGTACAGCAAGCTTTCAGGCATGACCGGTACCGCCGAGACTGAGGCGGCCGAGTTCATGAGCACCTACAAGCTGGGTGTTGTGGCCATCCCCACCAACCGGGACATGCAGCGGATCGACCAGTCGGACCTCGTGTTCAAGAACGAGGTTGTAAAGTTCGACGCCGTGGTGCGCGATATCGCCGAACGGCACGAAAAAGGCCAGCCGGTCCTCGTGGGCACCACCAGCGTGGAGAAGAGCGAGTACCTGTCCAAGCTGCTCGCCAAGGAAGGCATCCGCCACGAGGTCCTGAACGCCAAGAACCATGCCCGGGAAGCTGCCATTGTTGCCCAGGCCGGCCGGAAGGGCGCTGTCACCGTGGCCACCAACATGGCCGGCCGCGGCACGGACATCATGCTGGGCGGCAACGCCGAGTTCACCGCCGTCGCCGAACTCGCCCAGCGCGGGCTGGACCCGGAGGAGAACTCGGAAGAATACGAAGCAGCCTGGCCGGCGGCGCTTGAAGCTGCAAAGCAGTCCGTGAAGGACGAACACGAGGAAGTCCTGGATCTCGGGGGCCTCTACGTCCTGGGCACCGAGCGCCACGAATCGCGCCGCATCGACAACCAGCTCCGCGGACGTTCCGGCCGCCAGGGTGACCCCGGCGAATCCAGGTTCTATCTCTCGCTGACGGATGACCTCATGCGGCTCTTCAACTCCGGAGCTGCGGAACGGCTGATGAACAGCTCAGTCCCGGACGACGTCGCGCTGGAGTCAAAACTTGTGTCGCGTGCCATCGCTTCTGCCCAGGGACAGGTGGAAGGCCGTAACGCCGAGCAGCGCAAGAACGTGCTTAAGTACGACGACGTCCTCAACCGCCAGCGCGAAGCCATCTACAGCGACCGCCGGCGCATCCTGGAAGGCGACGACCTGCACGAGAAGGTGCAGTTCTTCATTGAGGACACCATCACGGCCCTGATCGATGCCGCAACCGCCGAAGGGAACGGCGACGACTGGGACTTCCACCAGCTGTGGACAAATCTCAAGACGCTCTACCCGGTCAGCGTCACGGCTGAAGACATCATCGAAGAAGCGGGCGGCAAGCCCGGGGTGACGGTGGAGCTGCTGAAGGAGGAGATTCTCTCCGACGCCCGCCTGGTATATCAGGCCCGTGAGGAGGTCATCGGCTCCGAAAGCATGCGCGAGCTCGAGCGCAGGGTGGTCCTTTCCGTCATTGGCCGCAAGTGGCAGGAACACCTGTACGAGATGGACTATCTCAAGGAAGGCATTGGCCTGCGCGCCATGGCGCAGCGCGATCCGCTGGTGGAGTACCAGCGCGAGGGTTTCGCCATGTTCCAAAGCATGATGGAAGCCATCCGGGAGGAAAGCGTCGGTTTCCTCTTCAACCTTGAGGTTGAAGTAACCCCCGCCCAGGATGTCGTAGTGCCGGACGCTGCCGGGGGCCACACAGAGCACGTTGACCCGCAGGTTCACGCCGCTGGCCTTGAGGCCCCCGAGAGGCCGGCGCAGCTGCAGTACACGGCTCCCAGTGAGAGCGGCGAAACCCAGACCCGCGTGGAAACCCAGTCCGGAGGCGGACGCTCCGGCAACCCCGCCAAGGCAGCCGCCCAGGATGCAACCAAACGCCCCGCGAAGAAGAAAAAGCGCTAG
- a CDS encoding helix-turn-helix domain-containing protein: protein MPRFLTLADVAEQLQINSPAAYALVRSGELKAIQVGGRGQWRVEEKMLEQYIEERYAEASRMIKESRSKSV from the coding sequence ATGCCCAGGTTCCTAACGCTCGCAGACGTCGCGGAGCAGCTCCAGATCAACTCTCCTGCCGCCTACGCCCTGGTCCGCAGCGGTGAGCTGAAGGCCATCCAGGTGGGTGGCCGGGGGCAGTGGCGGGTTGAAGAGAAAATGCTGGAGCAGTACATCGAGGAACGCTATGCCGAGGCCAGCCGCATGATCAAGGAATCACGTTCCAAGTCTGTTTGA
- a CDS encoding Rv3235 family protein encodes MTAVTPALAAQGPAANTRQGGSSIENARPASATPLGQSPGTNTPSLRPVSEAAEVRAITRGTVQASMEVLAGIRPLHQLARRLDPRCLASLQHRAALIRRELTRTGNPALARLHRNSTVRSVRVCEVADGIYEATAVVVDDVRARAVAVRLERSKQVWRIVELVIG; translated from the coding sequence ATGACCGCAGTGACACCTGCCCTGGCCGCCCAGGGGCCGGCCGCCAACACCCGGCAAGGAGGGAGCAGCATCGAAAATGCCCGGCCTGCATCAGCGACCCCACTGGGCCAATCCCCCGGGACGAACACACCATCCCTGCGGCCCGTCAGCGAGGCTGCCGAGGTCAGGGCCATTACCCGCGGGACGGTGCAAGCTTCCATGGAAGTCCTGGCCGGAATCCGCCCGCTCCACCAGTTGGCGCGGCGCCTGGATCCGCGCTGCCTGGCATCATTGCAGCACCGGGCAGCGCTGATCCGGCGGGAACTCACCAGGACGGGCAATCCTGCTTTGGCCCGGCTCCATCGGAATTCGACAGTCCGCTCCGTACGGGTCTGTGAGGTTGCGGACGGGATCTATGAGGCCACTGCTGTGGTGGTGGACGATGTCCGCGCCCGTGCCGTTGCTGTCCGGCTGGAGCGCAGCAAGCAGGTGTGGCGGATCGTTGAACTCGTCATCGGCTGA
- a CDS encoding AAA family ATPase yields the protein MSIPVVTVGQSREDLVGGLERLHGPVTVVRRCAELPELLAACQSGLARAAVVADGSEGLTASFVDRLGAVGVAIVALTDDAEEAARLRKIGVASALTGVASTELSDRIADAVAQLSGAVRPASLSADADCGAALATDPVVPEPDAEGHGTGKIIVVWGPAGAPGRTTVAVNIAGELAADGRAVLLVDADTYGASVAAVLGLLDESAGLAQACRLADQGLLDADALRKVAATVATRAGTFRVLTGTTRADRWTELRAPALALVLERARQIADVVVVDTGFCLEADEELSFDTMAPRRNASTLRPLELADTVYAIGAADPVGVPRMVRALAELEGAVPQASPTVVMNKVRSSSVGRAPERQLRDAWERYGPASALKAFLPYDPAAADAALLAGSLLLEASPESTLRRAIRDLVCAPDQRKPKWSVISSTPRRRSKD from the coding sequence ATGAGCATCCCCGTTGTCACCGTAGGCCAGAGCCGCGAGGACCTGGTGGGTGGCCTCGAAAGACTGCATGGCCCGGTCACGGTGGTTCGGAGGTGCGCTGAACTTCCCGAGCTGCTTGCTGCCTGCCAGAGCGGACTGGCCAGGGCCGCTGTAGTGGCTGATGGTTCCGAAGGGCTGACTGCTTCCTTCGTCGACCGCCTTGGGGCTGTGGGTGTGGCAATCGTTGCGCTGACCGATGATGCGGAGGAGGCAGCCAGGCTCCGCAAAATAGGGGTTGCCTCTGCCCTTACGGGGGTTGCGTCCACGGAGCTTTCGGACAGGATAGCGGATGCCGTCGCCCAGCTGAGTGGCGCGGTTCGGCCCGCCAGCCTGAGCGCGGACGCGGATTGCGGGGCTGCGCTGGCAACAGATCCCGTTGTGCCGGAACCTGACGCCGAGGGGCACGGGACCGGAAAGATCATCGTTGTCTGGGGTCCCGCCGGAGCTCCGGGAAGGACCACGGTCGCGGTGAACATCGCCGGGGAACTGGCGGCCGACGGCCGGGCGGTCCTGCTGGTCGACGCCGACACGTACGGTGCCAGCGTGGCGGCAGTGCTGGGTCTCCTGGATGAGTCAGCCGGACTGGCCCAGGCGTGCAGGCTTGCCGACCAGGGCCTGCTGGACGCAGACGCACTGAGGAAGGTGGCTGCGACGGTCGCCACCAGGGCCGGTACGTTCCGGGTGCTGACGGGCACTACCCGGGCAGATCGATGGACAGAGCTCCGCGCCCCTGCCTTGGCGCTGGTCCTCGAGCGGGCCCGGCAAATTGCCGATGTGGTGGTGGTGGACACCGGCTTCTGCCTGGAAGCGGACGAGGAACTGAGCTTCGACACCATGGCCCCGCGACGAAATGCGTCGACACTGCGCCCGCTGGAACTGGCTGACACGGTCTACGCCATTGGCGCTGCTGATCCTGTAGGCGTACCGCGGATGGTACGCGCACTTGCCGAGCTGGAAGGTGCGGTGCCACAGGCGTCACCCACTGTCGTCATGAACAAGGTGCGTTCCTCCTCTGTGGGGAGGGCCCCGGAGCGCCAGCTGAGGGACGCCTGGGAAAGGTATGGCCCCGCCTCCGCACTTAAAGCGTTCCTCCCTTACGACCCCGCAGCCGCCGATGCGGCCCTCCTGGCAGGTTCGCTGCTGCTTGAAGCGTCCCCAGAGTCGACTCTCCGCCGCGCCATCCGGGACCTGGTTTGTGCACCCGACCAGCGAAAACCCAAATGGTCTGTAATTTCTTCCACACCGCGGCGAAGATCAAAGGACTAG
- a CDS encoding LysM peptidoglycan-binding domain-containing protein, with protein sequence MAYFGGKRWSDAVTALALLALGILLCFLGAGLLAQWQESTARHQDTSMEVLLAAATAAAGIGLLLWWAFSILSASAAVLLERLGRRRAAAAARRLSPAFMQRAVVAALSMQLMAGAAANASAITPGPEWTPTQDYSSSAPSHSAAPENAQQHTAGHGPYDTHVPTRPLPAEAPLPAPDGQAPPWESGSQPPAITLSPGWQPARPVVDPGLLAAPEARTTAGSEMGGRDTHGQVKAVTVLAGDTLWDIVATYLGPDASDVDIALEWPRWYAANRALIGGCPDVLLPGQILQAPAA encoded by the coding sequence ATGGCGTACTTCGGGGGGAAGCGGTGGTCCGATGCCGTTACGGCGCTCGCCTTGCTGGCGTTGGGAATTTTGCTCTGCTTCCTCGGAGCGGGCCTGCTCGCGCAATGGCAGGAATCCACTGCACGCCACCAGGACACATCGATGGAAGTCCTCCTGGCAGCCGCCACCGCAGCTGCAGGTATTGGCCTTTTGCTTTGGTGGGCTTTTTCCATCCTGAGTGCCTCAGCAGCGGTTCTACTGGAACGCCTTGGACGACGCCGGGCTGCGGCGGCAGCCCGAAGGCTGTCACCCGCATTCATGCAGCGGGCAGTGGTTGCCGCACTCTCGATGCAACTCATGGCAGGCGCCGCTGCAAATGCGTCCGCAATCACGCCAGGGCCCGAGTGGACGCCAACACAGGACTACTCGTCGTCGGCGCCGTCACATTCTGCAGCCCCGGAAAATGCCCAACAGCATACGGCGGGGCATGGCCCATACGACACGCACGTCCCAACCCGGCCGCTTCCAGCGGAAGCACCATTACCCGCTCCCGACGGCCAGGCGCCGCCCTGGGAATCCGGCAGCCAGCCACCCGCCATCACTCTCAGCCCGGGATGGCAGCCTGCTCGCCCTGTGGTGGATCCCGGCTTGCTGGCCGCACCGGAGGCCAGGACCACGGCCGGGTCCGAGATGGGCGGACGTGACACGCACGGGCAGGTGAAGGCAGTGACCGTACTCGCCGGCGACACGTTATGGGACATCGTAGCTACCTACCTGGGACCGGACGCATCGGACGTGGACATAGCTCTTGAATGGCCGCGGTGGTACGCAGCGAACCGGGCGCTGATCGGGGGGTGTCCGGATGTCCTGCTTCCAGGCCAGATACTCCAGGCTCCGGCAGCGTGA
- a CDS encoding SAF domain-containing protein: MVPESSATAARLKRPSWKDPRLLVGILLVLVSVAGVIFLVGSADRTTEVYAARDGIAVGERLTPENVVRAKVRLGDTEQHYITVEASLPQGVVATQRIAKDQLVPRASLGEVDQLDRKPVALSIEQTLPSQAVAGARVDVWVAQPDAKNGFSEPKLILPGAEIAEVTTGSTALGSSKTTVLMVLVEDKQMPALLGAQANEAKISVVWNPGGAR; the protein is encoded by the coding sequence ATGGTTCCTGAATCGAGTGCCACTGCAGCACGGCTTAAGCGTCCGTCGTGGAAGGACCCGCGGCTGCTGGTGGGTATTCTCCTGGTCCTGGTGTCCGTTGCGGGAGTCATTTTCCTTGTTGGAAGTGCTGACCGCACCACGGAGGTCTACGCGGCGCGGGATGGCATTGCTGTTGGAGAGCGCCTGACGCCGGAGAATGTGGTCCGCGCCAAGGTCCGGCTGGGCGACACCGAGCAGCATTACATCACGGTCGAGGCCAGTCTGCCCCAGGGCGTTGTCGCTACGCAAAGGATCGCAAAGGACCAGTTGGTCCCCAGGGCAAGCCTTGGTGAGGTGGACCAGTTGGACCGGAAGCCCGTTGCCCTCAGCATCGAGCAGACCTTGCCGTCACAGGCAGTTGCCGGCGCCCGGGTGGACGTCTGGGTTGCCCAGCCGGACGCCAAGAATGGATTCAGCGAGCCCAAACTCATTCTTCCCGGTGCGGAAATCGCTGAGGTCACCACTGGCTCCACCGCCCTTGGGTCGTCAAAGACTACCGTGCTGATGGTCCTTGTGGAGGACAAGCAGATGCCTGCGCTGCTGGGCGCCCAGGCCAATGAGGCCAAGATATCCGTGGTGTGGAATCCGGGTGGCGCCCGATGA